One part of the Eriocheir sinensis breed Jianghai 21 unplaced genomic scaffold, ASM2467909v1 Scaffold1, whole genome shotgun sequence genome encodes these proteins:
- the LOC126988859 gene encoding uncharacterized protein LOC126988859 gives MQDSEAPAEDVNSRVLRSGSTHDRVPPPPPPSSLPHDNKGNILTNQELTMATNTIKLLPTTASVRAFAGNEPDYSARDFILQCEDVMNNSFVSEPGDKISFIRSRLKPGSEASAIMYTSAFMEPQQTKDCAQFRSHFLESFGEDVRHSLVKGVNVAVTKLISAVESKELLAGQVDAYRLSTDMGVYLKAGGWTEGENMSLSNVLNFFEFFVYMAVIKGQFRKGSLSLAYGPTDKLHDFMLKIKTKMEEKDGAPVPAVASVDQKAANVSASSSVVAATTEKPKRHCSYCQRDGHTVDYCLKRQRDRKATREKGGSPMSGKSASQKTPAASKSRAAGYHTGKFCFVHGAGRHTTDECFSVLQLKKERAGKFVKGSGEAERPPKTDPG, from the coding sequence atgcaggattcggaagcgcccgccgaggatgtcaattcccgtgtcctaaggagcgggtcaactcatgacagagttcctcctcctcctcctccttcttctctcccgcatgataacaaaggtaatatcttgactaaccaagaattaacaatggctactaacactattaaacttctgccgactacggcatcagtcagagctttcgcaggcaatgaaccggattacagtgcgagagacttcatcctgcaatgcgaggatgttatgaacaactcatttgtgtcagaaccgggtgataaaatctccttcattaggtctagattaaagccgggGTCAGAAGCATCAGCTattatgtacaccagcgcgttcatggaaccgcaacaaaccaaggattgtgcccagtttcggtcacattttctggagtcttttggggaagatgttaggcacagcctcgtcaaaggtgttaatgtagctgtgaccaaattgatttcagctgtggagagtaaagagcttttagccggacaagtagacgcctatcggttgtctactgatatgggcgtctatctgaaagctggtggctggactgagggagagaatatgtctctatccaatgttctcaatttttttgaattttttgtatacatggctgtcatcaagggccagtttcgaaaaggttctttatccctagcctacggccccactgacaagttgcacgacttcatgcttaaaataaaaactaagatggaggagaaagacggagcgccagtccccgctgtagcctctgtcgaccagaaggccgctaatgttagcgcgtcctcatcagtggtggcggccaccaccgaaaagcctaagcgccactgttcgtactgtcagcgcgatggtcatacggttgactattgtctaaaacgtcagcgggatcgcaaggctactagggagaagggaggctcgccgatgtcaggcaaatctgcttctcagaagaccccggccgcttcaaaaagtcgagccgcgggctaccacactggcaagttctgttttgttcacggtgctggtagacacaccacagatgagtgtttctctgtgctccagttaaagaaagagcgagcaggaaagttcgtgaaggggtcgggggaagccgagcgcccccccaaaaccgacccagggtag